A window from Candidatus Zixiibacteriota bacterium encodes these proteins:
- a CDS encoding capsule assembly Wzi family protein has translation MLMFLRVSIFFLSIFLLCSISGYSTSLENIPLDSWVYSSIEELYTQGLLPKLIKGNKPYSRGEIASYLQEISSRTAKGDLVLTRTQSWIIDKLKKEFEYELKGLSEESEVSKKKEEPKKLKTFLSPVLYLVSNQHDSSYTRGKGIIEGAFQWKNFLFKDRIIIDSKAEKETNFFGQKWKGDLTGVFDQGYIKGNFKYFEFQWGRDYLRWGPGSRDYLLLSGFSPPFDMLKFSGKTGVFRFDFFVTGLDEIFLPDSNFFAKRYFSGHRMNIKLKSGIELGLSEVVVYGGERRKLEPYYLNPLFLFYGEQFNHNIDDNPLWSFDFSITHFKNKEFYAELLVDDFQYDFKTEPQQIGFLLGLKGADLLGFTRSYLTLEYTRINEWVYGQDKPWNLYTYRNVGMGSFLGPDADDFFAEILYHYNKSFQFSLSYELKRKGEGKIELQPSPVPKTTSFPSGIVEKTNRFDLKVVFQPDAHLFLEGELGYTNITNQLNISGENGRNLSLKIRLGYNLWKEKWL, from the coding sequence ATGTTAATGTTTCTGAGAGTTTCCATATTTTTTTTATCAATTTTTTTACTTTGCTCGATCTCAGGCTACTCCACATCCCTGGAGAACATTCCTCTGGATTCCTGGGTCTATTCGAGCATAGAAGAGCTTTACACCCAGGGGCTTTTGCCTAAATTAATTAAAGGTAATAAACCTTATAGTCGGGGAGAGATAGCTTCGTATCTCCAGGAGATTAGCAGCCGGACAGCGAAGGGTGATCTGGTTTTAACCCGGACGCAATCCTGGATAATAGATAAGCTTAAGAAAGAATTTGAATATGAATTAAAAGGTTTATCTGAGGAATCTGAAGTCTCGAAGAAAAAAGAAGAACCTAAAAAACTTAAGACTTTCTTAAGTCCTGTCTTATATTTGGTGAGTAATCAGCATGACTCCTCTTATACCCGGGGAAAAGGTATTATAGAAGGAGCTTTTCAGTGGAAAAACTTTTTGTTCAAGGATCGAATCATCATCGATTCCAAAGCTGAAAAGGAGACAAACTTCTTCGGGCAGAAGTGGAAAGGAGATTTAACAGGTGTCTTCGACCAGGGATATATTAAAGGGAATTTCAAATATTTTGAATTTCAATGGGGCAGGGATTACCTGCGCTGGGGGCCAGGCAGCAGGGACTATCTCCTGCTTTCAGGTTTTTCGCCTCCCTTTGATATGTTAAAGTTTTCAGGGAAGACCGGTGTTTTCAGGTTCGATTTTTTCGTCACGGGATTGGATGAGATTTTTTTGCCTGACTCTAACTTTTTTGCCAAGAGGTATTTTTCCGGTCACAGGATGAATATAAAGCTGAAATCAGGCATAGAGTTAGGTTTGTCCGAAGTGGTGGTTTATGGCGGTGAGAGGAGGAAGCTGGAACCTTACTACCTGAATCCTCTTTTCCTGTTTTACGGTGAGCAGTTCAACCATAATATAGATGATAACCCTCTCTGGAGTTTCGACTTCTCCATTACTCACTTCAAGAATAAAGAATTTTATGCAGAGCTTCTAGTAGATGATTTCCAGTACGATTTTAAAACCGAGCCTCAGCAGATCGGCTTTCTTTTAGGGCTAAAAGGAGCAGATCTTTTAGGATTTACCAGAAGTTATCTGACTCTGGAATATACCCGCATAAATGAATGGGTCTATGGTCAGGATAAGCCTTGGAATCTCTATACCTATCGAAATGTGGGGATGGGAAGTTTTTTGGGTCCGGATGCGGATGACTTTTTTGCAGAGATTTTATATCATTACAATAAAAGCTTTCAGTTCTCTCTTTCTTATGAGCTGAAAAGAAAAGGGGAGGGAAAAATCGAACTTCAGCCTTCTCCAGTTCCAAAAACGACAAGTTTCCCTTCAGGTATCGTAGAAAAAACCAACCGATTTGATCTCAAAGTGGTTTTTCAGCCGGACGCACATCTTTTTCTGGAAGGAGAGTTGGGATATACCAACATTACGAACCAATTGAATATATCTGGAGAAAATGGGAGGAATCTTTCCCTTAAGATTAGACTTGGCTATAACTTATGGAAAGAGAAGTGGTTATAA
- the ispE gene encoding 4-(cytidine 5'-diphospho)-2-C-methyl-D-erythritol kinase, whose product MGGIFPLRLDLAITYGKRSGYKLKGLTLKAPAKINLFLEILNQREDGYHNISTLMQRISLHDTLTFLKINEGVIIKTDNIQLPSDRRNLVHQAARLILSEGKVAQGVKIFLRKKIPISSGLGGGSSDAASTLLGVNRLYNLNYPLKRLHLLAEKLGSDVPFFLYDQTALAEGRGERMKPVKSYRDYWIVLVTFPFQVSTAWAYQDVKINLTRRAEFIKIKNLQEKEGFLAALNTWKNDFEGKIIEKYPQVRYALKLLLKLGARKSSMTGSGPTVYGIFEQEPKNEEVKKFFQRGDWQIFITRPIP is encoded by the coding sequence ATGGGAGGAATCTTTCCCTTAAGATTAGACTTGGCTATAACTTATGGAAAGAGAAGTGGTTATAAATTGAAAGGTCTTACACTTAAAGCTCCAGCTAAGATAAATCTTTTTCTGGAGATATTAAACCAGAGGGAGGATGGGTATCATAATATCTCCACCCTGATGCAGAGGATCTCCTTACATGACACTCTTACTTTTTTAAAAATAAATGAAGGCGTGATCATAAAAACTGATAACATCCAGCTTCCGTCGGATCGGAGAAATCTGGTTCATCAGGCTGCCCGGCTAATTTTATCTGAGGGAAAAGTTGCTCAAGGGGTTAAGATATTCCTCAGAAAAAAAATCCCCATCTCCTCCGGGTTAGGAGGTGGCAGCTCAGATGCAGCCTCCACTCTTCTGGGAGTGAATCGACTGTATAATTTAAATTATCCGCTAAAAAGACTCCATCTTCTGGCTGAGAAATTAGGCTCGGATGTCCCGTTCTTCTTATACGACCAGACCGCTTTAGCTGAAGGACGAGGGGAACGGATGAAACCGGTTAAGTCTTACAGAGATTACTGGATAGTTTTGGTAACTTTCCCCTTCCAGGTATCAACTGCCTGGGCTTACCAGGATGTCAAAATAAACTTGACAAGAAGAGCAGAATTTATTAAAATTAAAAATCTCCAGGAAAAAGAAGGTTTCCTTGCAGCTTTGAATACCTGGAAAAACGATTTTGAGGGAAAGATCATCGAAAAATACCCTCAGGTCAGATATGCCCTTAAGCTCTTATTGAAACTTGGGGCTAGGAAGTCCTCCATGACAGGAAGCGGACCTACTGTCTACGGGATCTTTGAGCAGGAACCAAAAAATGAGGAGGTGAAAAAATTCTTCCAAAGGGGAGATTGGCAGATCTTCATTACCCGACCAATCCCTTAA
- a CDS encoding SpoVG family protein: MEITEVRITLRDEEKLKAFANVTFDNAFVIRGLKVINGNKGYFVSMPSRKRPDGTHQDIAHPVSNEMRRIIEEKVLEAYEMELKAHPV, encoded by the coding sequence GTGGAAATAACAGAGGTCAGGATTACCCTAAGGGATGAAGAAAAACTTAAGGCATTTGCCAATGTTACCTTTGATAACGCATTCGTGATCAGAGGCTTGAAAGTCATTAATGGCAACAAGGGATATTTTGTTTCCATGCCCAGCCGGAAAAGGCCTGACGGCACTCATCAGGATATCGCTCATCCGGTGAGCAATGAGATGAGGAGGATAATAGAGGAAAAAGTGTTAGAAGCTTACGAGATGGAGTTAAAAGCCCACCCGGTCTAA
- a CDS encoding nuclear transport factor 2 family protein yields the protein MRKRIIFTFVFFLSLLSVSCVKKREIKVESEQTVLENTIREFVVALESADRDKVLNFYAKTPDIILIETGDEFFTGYSNVENFYKDLMSNISQWKKRNFVLSELQIKFVDGVAWFSSKLKLGYEQKGKPKEKNIRFTGVLLKEEGNWKFVQEHMSLSSLKSR from the coding sequence ATGAGAAAAAGAATAATATTCACTTTTGTATTTTTTTTATCTCTACTTTCGGTTTCCTGCGTTAAAAAAAGGGAGATCAAAGTCGAGTCTGAGCAGACTGTTCTGGAGAATACGATTAGGGAATTTGTGGTGGCTTTGGAATCTGCTGACCGGGATAAGGTATTGAATTTTTATGCTAAAACCCCGGATATAATCCTGATAGAGACAGGGGATGAATTTTTTACCGGATATAGTAACGTTGAAAATTTCTACAAAGATCTCATGTCAAATATCTCCCAATGGAAAAAGCGAAATTTTGTCCTGTCAGAACTACAGATTAAGTTTGTAGATGGTGTAGCCTGGTTTTCCTCAAAACTCAAGTTAGGCTATGAGCAGAAAGGAAAACCCAAAGAGAAAAATATCCGGTTTACCGGAGTTTTACTCAAAGAGGAGGGTAACTGGAAATTCGTGCAGGAGCATATGTCACTTTCTTCACTTAAATCAAGGTAA
- a CDS encoding ribose-phosphate pyrophosphokinase → MPDVLKIISGNSNRPLAEKISQYLSVPISKAEVSRFADGEIRVRIDENIRGADLFIIQSTNAPAENFLELLVLLDAAKRASAKRITAVIPYYGYARQDRKDQPRVPITAKLVANLIAQAGANRVLTMDLHAAQIQGFFDIPTDHLFSNPVFYDYFIKLNFSDLVIISDVGSIKMVRNFAKKLGCPMAVMDKRRPAPNQAEVLNIIGEVKDKNVIIRDDIIDTGGTLTEFAYALQRNGAKEIYACCTHAVLSGKAVEEVEKSPIKKLVISDTINQSHEDFSNKIEVLSVAQLFGEAIIRTDKEESISSLFEY, encoded by the coding sequence ATGCCAGATGTATTAAAAATTATCAGCGGCAACTCGAATCGGCCCCTGGCTGAGAAGATCAGTCAATATTTGAGTGTGCCTATATCTAAGGCTGAGGTCTCAAGGTTTGCCGATGGTGAGATCAGGGTCAGAATAGATGAAAATATCAGAGGGGCAGACCTTTTCATCATCCAGTCAACCAATGCACCTGCAGAAAACTTTTTAGAGCTTTTGGTCCTTCTGGATGCGGCAAAAAGAGCCTCAGCTAAAAGGATTACTGCAGTCATTCCCTATTACGGATACGCCCGACAGGATAGAAAAGACCAGCCCAGGGTGCCCATCACTGCCAAGTTAGTGGCTAATCTGATCGCCCAGGCTGGAGCAAATCGGGTCCTGACTATGGACCTGCATGCCGCCCAGATACAGGGATTTTTCGATATCCCCACAGACCACCTTTTTTCCAATCCGGTTTTCTACGATTATTTCATAAAGTTAAATTTTTCTGACCTGGTAATTATTTCCGATGTAGGCAGTATCAAGATGGTCCGTAATTTCGCTAAGAAGTTAGGTTGCCCTATGGCGGTTATGGATAAAAGAAGGCCTGCCCCTAACCAAGCTGAAGTTTTAAATATCATCGGAGAGGTTAAAGATAAAAACGTTATCATCCGGGACGATATCATCGATACCGGTGGAACTTTAACCGAGTTCGCCTATGCCCTGCAAAGAAATGGAGCTAAAGAGATCTACGCCTGCTGTACCCATGCGGTCTTATCTGGAAAAGCCGTGGAGGAAGTCGAGAAATCACCGATCAAAAAACTGGTTATCTCTGATACGATCAACCAGTCGCACGAGGACTTCTCCAATAAGATAGAAGTTCTTTCCGTAGCTCAACTGTTTGGTGAGGCGATAATCCGTACCGATAAAGAGGAATCGATAAGCTCGCTTTTCGAATATTAA
- a CDS encoding 50S ribosomal protein L25/general stress protein Ctc — translation MKEITLEAKKRTGIGKEIAKKLRRKGLIPAVVYGPGDEPLPLEINAQSLNSILRAGKGENVIITLNIDDDQAQQKKVLIREIQHDPVAGDILHVDFQHVLLTKKITVKVPVHLVGVPIGVSKDGGILQHVLRELEIECLPTDIPEKVEFEVSALKIGDSIHVKDAKLEKVAILSDLEGSIATVVPPTIFKEEVVPAAAEVTEPEVITEKKAEEGEEEAEEGKEAKGKESAKPSKETKAEKPEPGAKGKEEKK, via the coding sequence ATGAAGGAGATTACGCTTGAAGCTAAGAAAAGAACTGGAATCGGCAAGGAGATAGCCAAAAAATTAAGAAGAAAGGGATTGATTCCGGCAGTGGTCTATGGTCCGGGAGATGAGCCGTTGCCCTTAGAGATCAATGCCCAGTCCTTAAATTCCATCTTAAGAGCGGGCAAGGGTGAAAACGTGATTATCACCCTCAACATAGATGATGATCAAGCTCAGCAGAAAAAAGTCCTTATCCGCGAGATCCAGCATGACCCGGTGGCTGGGGATATCCTGCATGTCGATTTCCAGCACGTCCTTTTGACCAAAAAGATTACGGTCAAGGTCCCGGTTCATCTGGTGGGTGTGCCTATCGGGGTTTCCAAGGACGGTGGTATACTTCAACACGTTTTGAGGGAGCTGGAGATCGAGTGTTTGCCCACAGATATCCCGGAAAAAGTGGAGTTCGAGGTATCCGCTCTCAAGATAGGAGATTCAATCCACGTTAAAGATGCCAAGTTAGAGAAGGTAGCAATCCTATCCGACCTTGAAGGTTCAATTGCCACCGTGGTTCCACCTACCATCTTCAAAGAAGAGGTTGTGCCTGCAGCGGCGGAAGTCACAGAGCCTGAGGTGATAACTGAGAAGAAGGCAGAGGAAGGCGAAGAAGAAGCAGAAGAAGGTAAAGAGGCTAAAGGAAAAGAGTCTGCCAAGCCAAGCAAAGAGACAAAAGCTGAAAAGCCGGAACCCGGAGCAAAAGGGAAAGAAGAAAAAAAGTAA
- a CDS encoding sugar phosphate nucleotidyltransferase yields the protein MKGIILAGGLGTRLYPLTKITNKHLLPVYDRPMIYYPIQTLINAGIKDILIVTGGNNAGDFLRLLGNGKDFGLKHLNYTYQEKEGGIAEAVGLAEHFAEGERVLIMLGDNIIEGNIKDGVEEFKTQRSGAKILLKEVDNPKEYGIAQIQNGRIKKIEEKPRRPKSNYAVIGIYMYDNRVFDIVRTLKPSARGELEITDVNNAYLKMGELSYSTLKGYWLDAGESINALLKANKIVAQKGANKKYF from the coding sequence ATGAAAGGAATTATCTTAGCCGGGGGATTGGGGACCAGGCTTTATCCTTTAACTAAAATCACCAATAAACACTTGCTTCCGGTTTATGACCGGCCGATGATTTACTATCCCATTCAAACCTTGATTAATGCCGGGATAAAAGATATCCTGATAGTTACCGGCGGAAATAATGCTGGAGATTTTCTGCGTCTTTTAGGCAACGGTAAGGATTTCGGATTAAAGCACCTTAATTACACTTATCAGGAAAAAGAAGGCGGGATAGCTGAGGCAGTTGGCTTGGCAGAACATTTCGCTGAGGGTGAGAGGGTCCTGATAATGTTAGGGGACAATATCATCGAGGGAAATATCAAAGATGGGGTGGAGGAGTTCAAAACCCAGAGAAGCGGGGCTAAAATCCTTTTGAAGGAAGTCGATAATCCTAAAGAGTACGGGATCGCCCAGATTCAGAATGGTCGGATCAAGAAGATAGAAGAAAAGCCGAGGAGACCCAAAAGCAATTATGCGGTGATCGGGATCTATATGTATGACAATCGGGTCTTCGATATCGTGCGGACTTTGAAACCTTCGGCCCGGGGCGAACTGGAAATTACGGACGTGAACAACGCCTATCTCAAAATGGGTGAGCTTTCCTACTCCACACTCAAAGGTTACTGGCTGGATGCAGGGGAATCGATAAATGCCCTTTTAAAAGCCAATAAAATCGTAGCCCAGAAAGGGGCAAATAAAAAATATTTTTAG
- a CDS encoding dTDP-4-dehydrorhamnose 3,5-epimerase family protein produces the protein MIQGVRQKKLKIIPDERGRLMELLRSDEDLFIQFGQVYMTTAYPGVVKGWHYHKKQIDNFIVIKGMVKLVLYDNRDDSPTKGEINEFFIGEHNPLLIQIPTLVLHGFKCMSQNEAICINCPTEAYNHLQPDEYRIPPHSDEIPYKWERKDG, from the coding sequence ATGATCCAGGGGGTAAGGCAGAAAAAACTTAAGATCATCCCGGATGAAAGGGGAAGGCTGATGGAGCTTTTAAGATCGGACGAGGACCTTTTCATCCAGTTCGGACAGGTCTATATGACCACGGCTTATCCCGGAGTGGTAAAGGGGTGGCATTACCACAAGAAGCAGATCGACAATTTCATAGTGATAAAAGGGATGGTGAAGCTGGTTCTATACGATAACCGGGATGATTCGCCTACCAAAGGAGAGATAAACGAGTTTTTCATCGGAGAGCACAATCCCCTCCTGATTCAGATACCTACTCTGGTTCTGCACGGGTTTAAATGCATGAGCCAGAATGAAGCCATCTGCATCAACTGCCCCACAGAAGCCTACAATCATCTCCAGCCAGACGAATACCGCATCCCGCCGCATTCTGACGAGATCCCCTACAAGTGGGAAAGAAAGGATGGATGA